The following proteins are co-located in the Microbulbifer sp. VAAF005 genome:
- the ahpC gene encoding alkyl hydroperoxide reductase subunit C, whose protein sequence is MSRYIESQLKPFNAKAYQNGNFFDISDADVKGKWAVFFFYPADFTFVCPTELGDLADNYEEFKKLGVEIYSVSTDTHFTHKAWHDSSDTIGKIQYPMIGDPTGTITRNFGVMIEEEGIADRGTFVIDPEGRIQIVEITAGGIGRDASELLRKIKAAQYIAAHPGEVCPAKWKEGEETLAPSLDLVGKI, encoded by the coding sequence ATGTCACGTTACATCGAATCCCAACTGAAACCCTTTAATGCCAAGGCTTATCAGAACGGCAACTTCTTCGATATCAGCGACGCCGACGTTAAAGGCAAGTGGGCCGTATTCTTCTTCTACCCCGCAGACTTCACCTTTGTCTGCCCCACTGAGCTGGGCGATCTCGCCGACAACTATGAAGAGTTCAAGAAGTTGGGGGTTGAGATCTACTCCGTATCTACCGATACCCACTTCACCCACAAAGCCTGGCACGACTCTTCCGACACCATCGGCAAAATCCAATACCCGATGATCGGCGACCCCACCGGCACCATCACCCGCAACTTCGGTGTGATGATCGAAGAGGAAGGCATCGCCGATCGCGGCACCTTTGTAATCGACCCGGAAGGCCGCATCCAAATTGTCGAGATCACTGCCGGCGGAATCGGCCGCGATGCCAGCGAGCTGTTGCGCAAGATCAAAGCGGCCCAGTACATCGCCGCTCATCCAGGTGAAGTCTGCCCGGCCAAGTGGAAAGAAGGCGAAGAGACCCTAGCCCCCTCCCTCGACCTGGTAGGAAAGATTTAA
- the ahpC gene encoding alkyl hydroperoxide reductase subunit C: protein MSRYIESELKPFTAKAYQNGEFHDVSDADVKGKWAIFFFYPADFTFVCPTELGDLADNYEEFNKLGVEIYSVSTDTHFTHKAWHDSSDTIGKIQYPMIGDPTGTITRNFGVMIEEEGIADRGTFVIDPEGRIQIVEITAGGIGRDASELLRKIKAAQYIAAHPGEVCPAKWKEGEETLAPSLDLVGKI from the coding sequence ATGTCCCGCTATATCGAATCCGAACTCAAGCCGTTTACCGCCAAAGCCTACCAAAATGGCGAATTCCACGATGTCAGTGACGCTGACGTCAAAGGAAAATGGGCCATATTCTTCTTTTATCCCGCCGATTTCACCTTTGTGTGCCCTACTGAGCTGGGTGATTTGGCAGACAACTATGAAGAATTTAACAAGCTGGGCGTAGAGATCTACTCAGTCTCCACTGATACCCACTTCACCCACAAGGCCTGGCACGACTCCTCTGACACCATCGGCAAGATCCAGTACCCGATGATCGGAGACCCTACCGGCACAATTACCCGCAACTTCGGCGTAATGATTGAGGAAGAAGGCATTGCAGATCGTGGCACCTTCGTCATTGACCCGGAAGGCCGTATTCAAATTGTAGAAATCACTGCTGGCGGTATCGGCCGCGATGCCAGCGAGCTACTGCGCAAGATCAAAGCTGCCCAGTACATCGCTGCTCACCCCGGTGAAGTTTGCCCAGCAAAATGGAAAGAAGGCGAGGAAACCCTGGCCCCCTCTCTCGACCTGGTAGGCAAAATTTAA